The Setaria viridis chromosome 9, Setaria_viridis_v4.0, whole genome shotgun sequence sequence AGTCTTCAAGGTTTCAGTGCCTCTCACCCTGGCGCTTGATCGCATCCACCCCGGATCGTGATTCTGTGCTCGTCAGAGATCGAGTCGGAGTTCTCTTTGATGCCTCTCTCTCCCCGTCACTTGGTCGCATCACCCGCTGCTTGCAGCAAGTGCAGCAAGTTATCCTTGTTATGAAACCTACTGCCGTGAAGATCAGGCCATCCCAAGGACCTTGCTTGTATGGTCTCTATCATGTTGACactcatcatgcatatataccttaacttagaatttctatattaacattgacataaataggtaatttagaatcatatattagtctACTATTGAACATGTTTGTATGATGgatatgaagataattagattaagatttaggtgtttactgtatattatttttaataacgaaaTACGTGGGTAACATGGATTCAAATtaagaatgatattttaagttatactttataatgatatgcgtGAGTAAATTGGATAAAAATTatagggttactttagattattttttataatggtagagctcaataatttagatatagatttaggatttattttagaacattttcataatgatagtggtgggtaactttttagaaaatataatatactAACTATTAGAGTTTATAgaattgatgtttgatgtttctgatttttggaatttctagcatttatttttcttctagcGTGTCTCGTGAGAACTAATGCAAATGAGGTCGCATTGCTAcaaaaactattaccttgagctacatctcatttgttaaatattcgaacacaatacttatatagatatatacttattatcttcatccaattgtgataaattttagttagtaattactctataatgttttcatccacatttataatctttaacttttcactttaaATCACATGTATGCaattgaatttgtttaatggatcctaagtttgagctataattttaacatacaaatatatattctcatcacttcctctatatctttataaatggtgatacacatcatgcgtatataccttaattattatatcatataccaatagtgtaagaaatagatgatttagaatcacaCATTAgtgtatatatttttaattaaggtgatttgtattcaaatttagggttacctcatgttctTTTTAATAATGGGCATATGATTTTCATTCATATCCCAGGAACATTTCCACACCCATAAAAATTAAGTTAAGTCCatccaaaaaggaaaataaggTCTGAATTGTAGGCTGAAGAAGCATTCATGTGACCTGGCAGGAAAGTGGTAGTCGTGTAATTCAGTCACTGGGTAATATAGATGAAAATTTAAgagttactttaagttattttttaagtattagtggtgagaattagttgcaaatttagggggttattttaaattatttttataatggtatatgtgggtaattttgatgaaaattagggggttactttagtttattttatataatagcAGAGATGGgtagtttagatatagattttagggggttactttaggttattttcataatggcataggtgggtaattttttagaaaatatattagatccaatggctatgatgatttgaatttACCGATTGGTGGCTAGTTAttttgagttttttagaatttctagaatttttctttttttctagagtATCCACCTAGTATTCTAGGTGACTTGGAGGTTTCAAAAAGGAactccaattagtaataataAGATGGGCTGGGCTGGTTATTGGTGGGTTGTGGTAGCTAGCATGTGGAAAGCAAATGGGTCGGAACAGGAGAGTTCGGCCGGAAGGGTGCTAGAAGGGAAAGGGATGGGCCTAAGTGATGGATCGCACCCTACTTAGGAGATGAGTTTTCTTGAGGATGACACCAAAGAAGAGCCCACCTTCATGTGTTTTGATAAATCCAAAAAAGAatacaagaaagaaagaagaaggaaaaaaaaaggaaaaaagctgTCAACTACGGTTCTAACAACCTGACGAAACAATCTCTACCTGAACCTCTTTGCGCTGATCAACAGATCACTAGGCCAGCTGAGCTGCCGCATGCATGGTCCTGGCAGAGGCAGGGCGATCAATGTGGGTCTCTCCTTCACATGTGCACACCCATGCCCCCACCTCCTGTCTCGTTCTCCCTACCTTTTTTTTATGGAACTCGCTCTCCCTACCTGGAGGCCATGGACTTCATGCATCTGTAGCAGTATCAAATATCAATGATATCGTGCTCGCTGTCAGAGTCAGATTGTATATGCTTCCATGAGGTAATCGGTAACTGAACTGTACCTATGTTTACTCGTCTACCAAGCTGCTGGTCCCTTATCTCTGCTCTTAGTATCACTTGTCAACTCTCTCCTGCTTTTTTCTCCAGGCAAAGTTGAAGATTCCTCGGTGCTAATCATGAGTACAAGTACTGGATCAGTCGATATCCCACGGACCTGAAGATGAGCATAAACGTAACACCAATGCTGCACATGTGTAGCTCCTGGCTGATCACGGAGTTAGTTCTTCACTTGTGTTATCGTCTAGGCCTGTCTGTTTTTATTTTCAGTGTTTATCATTACTCGGCTGGGGCTCCAACAGTTCCCGTGAATCAGTCCAAGCATGTCGTAGTCGAGGCCACAACATGTGAGGAAGAAAGCAAACGCTACGACTTGTACACTTGTGTCTTGGTCTTGGATACATTCGTGGTAATTCATGGCAACTTTTTGGCATTTTCTACAGAGGGgtagccacagcccacagcggCAGCATGCACGTTTTGTAAACGAAATGATGGCTCCAGAATGATTGATTAGTTAATCAAACAAAAGGAACAAAAGCCGGAGACCAAGATCGTCCCACTGAAAATTTGGAGAATAATCAAGCAGTAACACTTACTGGTAGCTAGTTGAAATTGCCGCCTGCAAGGGTATGAACTGAATTGGAAGCTGGCATGTCATGGCAGCCTCCAGGTCTCCAGTTGAATAGGTGATGATGATTCTACAGCAGCGAGGGTCGATGGCAGGTGCCGTGCAGCAGAGGCTGCGTGCAGACTGCAGGCCTGCCACCTCCACCTGACCTGACTGCAGTGGAAATTGTTGCACCGGCCGGCCAAAGCCATCTATCTCTGCACACCGTCGATCATACCAGCGACTGAACCACGGCCCTGCAGGCCCAAATGCCAGTGCAGGCGTCAGCCATGCAGGAAGCAATATCGGGAGGAATATCGCCCGTACGGGACGGCACTTATCCGTTCGCGCGTTGCGTGTGCCTGTCGGACGACCTGCAGTGCAGTGCAGAGCTTGATCCATCTGCACTTCTGCAGAGCATGGAAACAAATCGTATAGCTTTTCAGATCTTTTGGTCTCCCCTCTGCAGCTGCAGGCTGTGAGCTACTGCTGGCCACTGATGATCATTGCCCTAGCAGTAGCAGGTCGAACGACAAGGCACGCAAGTTCAGAAAAAGCTACTGCAGGAGCACCAAAGGCTTAAAATTTAGGTGCACGTACACTGATGCTCCCAGTATGATTCCCAAGAACGATGCTAATCAAAATAAGAGACCATAAGAACGACCACAGGCTCTAAGGAAGCCATGAATTTCTGCAGGTAACCTGCGTGCGGGAAAAAGATTCAGAAAAAACAAAGGCAGTAGTCAACTTTGCAATGTAGGATAGATGTCCATCATGCAGGTGCGAGAGCACCGAGTAGAGTACGATGCTCCAGTTCAGTAAGACTTTTGAAAAGACGGTCGTATTCCTATCCTAACAACTTCTTTTGCAAGGGTGACATGATACCCAGCTGGAGTCTGAAGTCAGTCTGAACCCCAAACCTCCAGCTCGCTCGCTCTGGTTCAGTACAGCAGATCTTGCCGGACCAATGGATCATGCACACATATCACTGAAGTAGTGAAGTGGGGGTCTACTACTACTAGCTTGTTGTTCACATGCATTTCAACTGTGTGGACAAGAGGACCACCTGGATGTAGAAAGTGGTCAGCCTTTCAGGATAAGAACTGGGGAGCACCTGAATGTAGAAAGTTCCTGCTCTGTATATTGGAGGGGGATCATCATTTGCGTCCAGTCCTGCACTGCGCTGTCACGCAGGTTTCTGACCGATCAGTTCTCATGATGGGAATCAGTGGGCATACAGCAAGGCTATAATTCAGTGCCAAGCTGCATGCACGCAGCAAAAGGCACCAACGTTTTACTTTTGCGAGGAACGAACGAAGGCATCATCATCATGGGTTTTTGCTCAAACACAGGCCTCTGACACCTGAATATCTGATACTCCGATCCTTGTGCACTACACAAAACAATTATTAAGGGTAGGGTATTTTTGCCACGCCCCTCCTATATTCTGGCTACTGCCACAGCAGCCAGTTTATTTTGGGGGTCTGACTGGCTCACAGTTCCAACCGTGGCCTAAACTGGAAACAAAAGCTCCCTTACGTACAGCAGGCTCTAATCTAAGCTGGAGGCCTGCCACAATTTGTAGGAATCGGTACACACACTGAGAAAATGTCCCGTGCACATGTATCCTTGGTAGCTAGAGCAGACCAGTCAGTAACACAAAAACGTTTGTCGATACATATGATGGGGAATTTTCAGTGAACGAGAGGACGTCACCAACAATGACATCAGTAGGTCAATCAGCACAGAAAGTAGTTAAGGATAAACTTCATTTAGTTCGGAGATCACACACTAGAATGTGCACACAATGCAACTTGTTGACAGATACAAGCTCTCCCCTTACACAGATCCTAAGCTAGATGCTACTAGTACATGGCATCACCAGCAGATCATATTTCAGACGATTACCAGACCTAAACTGAGAAGTCAAGAACTACTACTAGACACTAGCAACTAGGTAGTAATGTACAATCTCGATCAACGATCAGGGTACAGACTCCGTACGTACATACGTTAGCGGGAAGAGGCTACGCCCGGCTCTAACACACAGCCGTGCTTAATTTATGCGTGCACCGGCGACAAGAGACGAGAGACTACTGGTGGTGGCTAGCTAGCTGCTCCGTACGTCCTGCAGACACGGCAGCAGGTCGGTCATCTAGAGGTTGTGCGCGGCGAAGAAGGCCTCGACGTCGGCGCCGTTGTAGTAGTCcctgcgctgctgctgctgcgagaCCGCCCCCGCGGGGGCCCTCCTCTTCCTGGGCGCGGCGGGGCagtccccgcccgccgccccgccgcgcgcagCCTGGCCGTTGCCGCCGGGCGTCCTGCACCCGGCCGACGACgactccgccgcctccttgccgtccgcctcgccgccgcgccactGCTCGAGGGGGAGACCCATGCCTGCCTCTGATCGCCTCTCTGCCTGCCTGTCTCTCCCAGGAAGAAGGCTGATGGTGTGTGTGGAACTCAACAAACGCCGAGCGAGGAAGCTATGGATGTGAAACTGCGAATACAGGAGGAGTGATCGGCGAGTGGCCGCAGGGGTGTTTATAAAGAGCGAGGCGGGCGCGCGGGGAGGTAACGTacgtcgtggtggtggtggtggtggtgggagtgcAGGGGGTTATAGGAGAAGAGCGTGGGAGCGGGCGGCCGATATGTATGGGAGCACCGAGCACGCGCCACGCATATATGCCGATCGATCGGAGGATCAGACCGAATCGTTGCGTACGTGAGGCGGTGAGGGAGGGCACGGAGATAGGAGAGGTTCGTGCGGTGCATGCGAGCTGCATGACCCTCTGATCCCCCGCGGTTTCACGACTTGTGGCGGTTGCTTATTGCTGCTGTAGTGTAGGGTTTTGATTGCCTCCATTCCACCGGTACGACTGCTAGCTGCGTGTAACAACTGTTGTCATTCAAGGAGAGCAATGCGTTTCACTTCTCGGGCAGTAGTAACTGATGATGGAAAGGATTTGACACGGTGGTTTAATTTCTGGATGCAATAAAATCAAGCGCCTTAACTCGAGAATTTAATTTAGTCTCCCTAGTAAGGTTGGGCCTATAGCTGACCAGAATTTCCAGAAATTTTATggtattttcttcttcttttttcctttctgttTCAGTTGTtcccctgatttttttttcccagaGGAATGGACGAATTGATATTGGATCATCTTGAACGGGCCGGGAGAAGGAAGATGAGGAGACACTTTGAGCTCGAATGGACGAATCGATATCTCTGGCCCAAGGCCCAAAAGGAAGGCTGGTCAACCTTACATACTTTTGGTAGGCCTCGTAAATGGCTCAGATTTGTGGGCTCCAACTTGCCAGAGCCGAGAAAAGGGCAAAAAGGCTCAAAAACAAACGAAATTTCTAAACATCATCAGCCGGATAGAAATTTCGTTTCAAGATTCGTGCAAGTGTTTTTAATGTACAGGATGTTTGCATTAATGCTGTTCTGGTTATTTCTGTGTGTATATGGGCCGAATGTGTGCACCGTGCACAAACATAATTCCTCTTTCCACTTTCAGCCCATGCATACCAtttctgtattttttttcatttcgttttgtttgtcttttttttctgagGGATATATTTTGGGCCGAATGTGTGCAGCTGTGCATGCGTTGTGATTTTGTGCTGGCGCATGACCTTGAAATAGCAAGAAAACAAATAGAATTCAGGATTCGGGAGGCACTTGCTAATTTCCAACTTCTATGCATCATGGGATGCATACAGCTTGGTTCTACCACACAATACCTTAGCTAACTGCTAGATGATGGACGAAAATGATTATGATTTTAAACTATTTTCAAAATATTATAGAAAAATAATGGTTACAGATTGATCTTGTACAGTCAAACTAGCTATATAGAAAATGAGAATGGAAGGAGTATAAATTTCATAAACATTTAAATGAAACCTATGCAAAGCACACACACCCGCTACGGAACTAACCTAtctaataaaaaactaataCTTTGGTATGTCGATGCAAATTTGTCCATAGTACACTACTAGCTAGAAACCTATAGGCAATCTTCTCTCACCCATCGAGGTTCCTTAAGATGAGCGGCATCCCACTCTTGGGAGTCAACGAGACGACATACTTTGGCTTGTGAACGTACGTGGGGGACAGGGAGAAGGAGAACTTCCTGAGGATCATCGCCATGACAACCTGCGCTTCTACGACGCCGAAGCTCTGGCCAGTGCAGGCCCTCGGTCCCAGAGAGAAAGACAGCAGCGCGTTGGGGTCCCTGGCGGCCCTCGAGACGCCATTCCTGAACCTCATGGGGTTGAACTCGTCGGCGTCGGAGCCCCACACCTCCTTGTCCCGCTGCAGCATGCCGATGGGGATCGATATCGCTGTGCCCCGGGGCACCTCGATGCCCCTGAGCACGACGTCCGAGGAGGTCGTCCGTTGTATGAACACGATCGGGGGGTACAGCCTCAGCGTCTCGAGCAGAACCATGTGAAGCTGCATGTGGTGGTTGCATTATATACTTATATGTATCTTGAGAGTCAGCTGCAAGCTACATACCAACTTCAATTTGGCGAGGACGTCGGAGTtggggacgacgacgccgccgtcgtcggcgccggagAATTCGCGGAGGACCTCCTCCCTGACCTTCTCCTGCCATTGCGGGTGCGTGCTGAGCAGGAACATGGTCCAGACGAGGAGGGTGGCAGTGGTTTCGTGCCCCGCGCCGAAGAAGGTCTTGCACTCGTCGATCACCTCTTCGGTTGTCAGCGTCGACGTCGCGTCGCTCCCTTGCCGCTCCGGCGACCACGCCTCCAGCATTAGCCCGAGCAGGTCGTCGCCgtagccaccgccaccgccatggccgCTGCTGTAATTGTCTTCGTCCTTGGCGGCCGCCACCCGTGCCTCCATCATCGCCATGATCTTggtcctcagcagcttgtccagACGTCGCACCTTTAAGTTGCGCCGCGTCGGCATATGCCTAGAACATGAAACGGAATCAAAACCTGGCAATGCCATCATCGAGCTCGATGACTTGATCTATGCACGCTTTATATAATTAAATTACCAGAGTATCGGGGCATCCAGCATGGCCGCGGCGCCCATCTCCTGCATCTCGTGCATCAGGAGGAGGACCTCGCCGGCTTCGTGGTGGCTCGTGCCGAAAGCCACGCGGCCGATGATCTCCGCTGTCAGGTCGGAGATGGCGCGGTCGACATGTATTTCCGCTGCTTGGTGAGCGCCGCCTTGCAGTATCTGGTCACGCCATCGCCGCGTCATCTGCTCCGTAGCTTCTGCCGTCACCGCCGACATGCTCTGAACACGAGGCAAAATCATCATAACCAAAGTCAGCTGCGGCTAAATCTGTTCATACGTGCATGTGTATATATAGGTGCATGAGCGTGATCTTTGCGACCTTGATCCTCTCGTG is a genomic window containing:
- the LOC117840490 gene encoding uncharacterized protein, which produces MGLPLEQWRGGEADGKEAAESSSAGCRTPGGNGQAARGGAAGGDCPAAPRKRRAPAGAVSQQQQRRDYYNGADVEAFFAAHNL
- the LOC117840253 gene encoding cytochrome P450 709B2; this translates as MGALLLAALLLLLIVVIALWWRLVRRPRAVARSLARQGIRGPAYRFLVGSLPEAKRLAVATRRRAPPLDVGSHDIMPFLLPPFHRWVADYGTTFLYWIGPIPAIFSVDLELIKEVLTDRRGLFAKDFMVPILKVLLGNGLILANGDDWRRHRKVVLPAFNHERIKSMSAVTAEATEQMTRRWRDQILQGGAHQAAEIHVDRAISDLTAEIIGRVAFGTSHHEAGEVLLLMHEMQEMGAAAMLDAPILWHMPTRRNLKVRRLDKLLRTKIMAMMEARVAAAKDEDNYSSGHGGGGGYGDDLLGLMLEAWSPERQGSDATSTLTTEEVIDECKTFFGAGHETTATLLVWTMFLLSTHPQWQEKVREEVLREFSGADDGGVVVPNSDVLAKLKLLHMVLLETLRLYPPIVFIQRTTSSDVVLRGIEVPRGTAISIPIGMLQRDKEVWGSDADEFNPMRFRNGVSRAARDPNALLSFSLGPRACTGQSFGVVEAQVVMAMILRKFSFSLSPTYVHKPKYVVSLTPKSGMPLILRNLDG